The Elaeis guineensis isolate ETL-2024a chromosome 14, EG11, whole genome shotgun sequence genome has a segment encoding these proteins:
- the LOC140853636 gene encoding uncharacterized protein, which produces MAQWRMENSVVLAFLLNTMTPNVARSVQLLETVQEVWETVAQIFSQKQNSAQAFEIRSQLRQLRQGDLSITEYATELKHLWSEADHYRNFAPQCSIDVDGFQKYLEEEQVQDFLYGLNLEYESPQQVGEKVCFHCKKPGHTKTFCWDLHGRPNQPRRGSRGRGGRRSGGRTGGQNHVRGPAQANLSEETEGAIRSLSTEEYQTFRRMMEKYESSSNTTPSTLEQSSHQDEYLDSSLFAHSGTSYKLSHAFTCGTSNSWVIDSGASSHMTGAPNSFISYSPCSGHDKVRIADGSFTPVSRKGSIDCTPNLRLSSVLHVPSFPTNLLSISSVTRDLNCSVTFWPSHYLFQEQRTGKILGGGRMHNGLYYLSTDEKSMSSSLMGYALSAEGVTSELMLHHRRLGHISFSILSRLFPSLSTKCNKNLLVCDHCELAKHTRAVFPISGIRSSQPFALIHSDVWGPCSTNTLKGHRWFVTFIDCFSRVADILTKGFSSLSFSELTDKMGLRDIFASS; this is translated from the exons atggctcaatggagaatggagaactctgttGTTCTAGCATTTCTTCTAAATACCATGACACCAAATGTGGCAAGAAGTGTGCAACTGCTGGAGACTGTACAGGAAGTCTGGGAGACGGTGGCCCAAATATTCTCACAGAAGCAGAATTCTGCTCAAGCATTTGAGATCCGTTCTCAATTGCGTCAGCTTCGTCAGGGAGATTTATCTATCACTGAATATGCCACCGAGTTGAAACATCTTTGGTCCGAAGCTGATCATTATAGAAATTTTGCTCCACAATGTTCCATCGATGTTGATGGATTTCAGAAATATTTAGAAGAAGAACAGGTCCAGGACTTTCTATATGGTCTGAATCTGGAATATGAATCT CCACAGCAAGTAGGTGAGAAGGtatgttttcattgtaaaaagccTGGGCACACTAAGACATTTTGCTGGGATCTCCATGGCCGCCCAAATCAGCCTAGGCGTGGTAGTCGGGGCCGTGGTGGTCGTCGTAGTGGTGGAAGAACTGGAGGACAGAATCATGTTCGTGGACCTGCCCAAGCCAATCTCTCTGAAGAGACCGAGGGTGCTATACGCAGCTTATCTACAGAGGAGTATCAGACCTTCCGACGAATGATGGAAAAGTATGAATCATCTTCTAACACCACACCTTCTACTCTGGAGCAGTCTAGCCACCAGGACGAATATCTTGATTCCTCTCTTTTTGCACACTCAGGTACTTCATATAAGTTATCACATGCATTTACTTGTGGGACATCTAACTCCTGGGTAATAGACTCAGGAGCATCCAGTCACATGACAGGGGCACCTAATAGTTTTATTTCATATTCACCATGTTCAGGACATGACAAGGTCAGAATAGCTGATGGATCTTTTACCCCTGTTTCAAGAAAAGGATCCATTGACTGTACTCCTAACttaagattatcatcagtattgcaTGTTCCATCCTTTCCTACAAATTTACTCTCTATCAGCTCTGTTACTAGAGATTTGAACTGCTCTGTCACTTTTTGGCCTTCACATTATCTATTTCAGGAGCAGAGAACGGGGAAGATACTTGGGGGTGGTAGAATGCACAATGGACTCTATTATCTATCAACTGATGAAAAAAGTATGAGCTCTTCTTTGATGGGGTATGCATTGTCTGCTGAAGGTGTCACTTCAGAACTTATGTTACATCATCGTAGGCTGGGTCACATTTCTTTTTCTATTCTTAGTCGCTTATTTCCATCTTTATCaactaaatgcaataaaaatttgttagtttGTGATCATTGTGAATTGGCTAAACACACCAGAGCAGTATTTCCTATATCTGGAATTAGAAGTTCTCAACCTTTTGCTTTAATTCactctgatgtatggggaccatGTAGTACCAATACTCTCAAGGGCCATAGGTGGTTTGTTACCttcattgattgttttagtcga GTGGCAGACATTCTAACCAAAGGGTTTAGCTCATTGTCTTTTTCTGAATTGACTGACAAGATGGGGCTTCGAGATATCTTCGCCTCATCTTGA
- the LOC140853736 gene encoding flowering-promoting factor 1-like protein 1, giving the protein MSGVWVFRNGVVRLVENPANEQSSTVRRKVLLHTPTNEVITSYGSLERKLMSLGWERYYDDPDLLQFHKRSSLDLISLPKDFSRFKSMHMYDIVVKNRESFRVVDV; this is encoded by the coding sequence ATGTCTGGTGTTTGGGTGTTCAGGAATGGCGTGGTGCGACTGGTGGAGAACCCTGCGAACGAGCAGTCATCGACGGTTCGCCGTAAGGTATTGCTCCACACTCCCACCAACGAGGTCATCACATCCTATGGCTCCCTCGAGCGCAAGCTCATGAGCTTGGGATGGGAGAGATACTACGACGACCCCGACCTCCTCCAGTTCCACAAGCGCTCCTCTCTTGATCTCATCTCATTGCCCAAGGACTTCAGCCGATTCAAATCCATGCACATGTACGATATTGTCGTCAAGAATCGCGAATCCTTTAGGGTCGTCGATGTGTAG